A stretch of the Vigna radiata var. radiata cultivar VC1973A chromosome 9, Vradiata_ver6, whole genome shotgun sequence genome encodes the following:
- the LOC106773403 gene encoding uncharacterized protein LOC106773403, translated as MSTPRDEWPQNRQCWRKKPDYINKLYNRNNDSNYDVAGGQKLGSSVCKPKFRPYDICFNGKRNHGSIGATLRGENKESRIEIQKEWTKGSVLRPGMVLLKNFISHDEQVEIVKVCRELGVGLGGFYQPGYENGAKLRLKMMCLGMDWDPQTYKYGNKRVFDGSTPPSIPNHFSKLVTRAIQEAQSLTEKEYGACNVEDVLPSMTPDICIVNFYTENGKLGLHQDRDESRESLQKGLPVVSFSIGDSADFLYGDKRSVEEAKRVMLESGDVLIFGGESRHVFHGVPSVFPNSAPKELLKDSGLSPGRLNLTFRQY; from the exons ATGTCAACTCCTCGTGATGAGTGGCCGCAAAATAGACAATGTTGGAGAAAGAAACCTGATTATATCAATAAACTTTATAATAGAAACAACGATTCAAACTATGATGTTGCTGGTGGTCAGAAGTTGGGTTCTTCAGTTTGCAAGCCAAAGTTTAGACCATATGACATTTGCTTTAATGGAAAAAGAAATCATGGTTCTATAGGAGCTACTTTGCGTGGAGAAAACAAGGAAAGTAGAATTGAGATTCAGAAGGAATGGACAAAAGGGTCAGTTTTGAGACCTGGGATGGTTCTCTTGAAAAATTTCATAAGCCATGATGAACAG GTGGAAATAGTAAAAGTTTGTCGCGAACTTGGTGTTGGTCTTGGAGGATTCTATCAACCAGGATATGAAAATGGAGCGAAACTTCGATTGAAGATGATGTGTCTTGGTATGGATTGGGATCCTCAGACCTATAAATATGGAAATAAACGAGTATTTGATGGTAGCACCCCACCTAGCATTCCCAATCACTTCAGTAAACTAGTTACAAGAGCAATCCAAGAGGCTCAGTCTCTGACTGAAAAGGAGTACGGAGCATGTAATGTGGAGGATGTTCTTCCTTCTATGACTCCTGATATTTGCATTGTCAATTTTTATACGGAAAATGGAAAGCTTGGTCTTCATCAG GATCGTGATGAAAGCAGAGAAAGTCTTCAGAAGGGGTTGCCTGTTGTATCCTTCTCTATTGGTGATTCTGCAGATTTTCTTTATGGGGATAAGAGGAGTGTAGAGGAGGCAAAAAGGGTAATGCTAGAATCTGGAGATGTGCTGATATTTGGTGGTGAATCTCGACATGTTTTCCATGGTGTGCCATCAGTTTTTCCAAATTCAGCTCCAAAGGAACTGCTCAAAGATTCTGGGCTTTCTCCTGGTCGACTCAATCTTACATTCAGACAATATTAA